From the Mesotoga infera genome, the window ATCATAACCGTAGAGTCCGATCCAGCGGGAGGGCTGACCTACAACCTGTCACTGAGATACTCCTCAAGAGACAGTCTGACAATGGCAAACAGCATAACAGTCGGCACAGAAGCCGGCAGCATTATTTTCTGCACAAAGAACACAGGAAACCATTATATAAGAGTCTCGAGGAGTTCAGGGGAAGGCGATTATTCATTCAGCGTTCAGAAGCTCCAGCAGGACGATGCGAGTTCGGGTGGCGACGCGGGCGATGCTCTTTCGGAATCTACTCCGCTGCCGTTTGTCACACAGTTCGCTGCAACTTACACCGGCTACCTTCTCAGCAAAGATGACAGTGACTGGTATGCACTGACCTCCCTGCCCTCAGGCGTTCTCAATATTGCTCTGAGCTCTTCCGGCGGGAGGTTCACTTGTACCTTTACAACGCGAACGGCAATCAAGTTGCTTACTCAAACAACTACAGCGGTGAGCAAACCATCAGTCATTCAGTTACGAGTGAAGGGGGATTGTGGTATCTGAAGGTCATAAGAAATTACGGCGGAGGAGATTACTCCTTAACGATCTCCAGAGAACCTCTGATTCAAGTCCCGTGAAGTGGATGTAACGCCATAATCGAAGCGGTTTCGCGACGATTTAGAGAATCAGTCGTGGTAGATTCTGCTTATGCCAAGGATTTTCTACAGCTTGATGTGTTACTATCTAGGTATCTCACACCAGGAGCTGTAGATGGAGAACCTGCTCGTAGCAACCGGCCTAGCACTTGACGCGTTTGCCGTTTCAATATGTACTGGAATTTCTCTGGAGGATGTAACTCACAGACATGTTTTCAGGGTTGCATTCCATTTCGGATTCTTCCAGTTTGGAATGCCGATCATCGGATACTTCCTCGCAGCAAGTTTTCGAAACTACATAATGGATTTCGATCACTGGATTGCCTTCATTCTTCTTGGAATTATCGGCGGAAAGATGCTGCTCGAATCTTTGGACAGAGAAGAAGAGGTCTCATGCAAGGATCGAACTAGAGGCCTTACGCTCATCT encodes:
- a CDS encoding manganese efflux pump, producing MENLLVATGLALDAFAVSICTGISLEDVTHRHVFRVAFHFGFFQFGMPIIGYFLAASFRNYIMDFDHWIAFILLGIIGGKMLLESLDREEEVSCKDRTRGLTLILLAIATSIDALAVGSAYAFLGNPIILTAVMTGLITATLSALGITGGQKLGRKFGKLMEAVGGIVLISIGTRILFEHLY